From the Daucus carota subsp. sativus chromosome 8, DH1 v3.0, whole genome shotgun sequence genome, one window contains:
- the LOC108198750 gene encoding basic leucine zipper 43-like translates to MLFPSEYAEIQSLNQDHPSPFVNNFAVSMQEACMPSVLQYNTFLTNLPNFQANVPVHDFSSCVSNNSTSDEGDDQLHTNMIIDERKQRRMISNRESARRSRMRKQKHLDELWSQVVRLRTENYSLIDKLNNLSESHDKVLEENAKLKEENSGLRQMLTDAQLSSTYNSLKDLEEAHFNAESSSDQSISNSQ, encoded by the coding sequence ATGCTTTTCCCTTCTGAATACGCGGAAATCCAGTCCCTGAATCAAGACCATCCCTCCCCTTTTGTCAATAATTTCGCGGTATCGATGCAAGAAGCCTGCATGCCATCAGTCCTCCAATACAACACATTCTTGACCAACTTACCAAACTTTCAGGCCAATGTTCCTGTTCATGACTTCTCCTCATGTGTCAGCAATAACTCGACGTCAGATGAAGGGGATGATCAGCTGCACACCAACATGATCATCGACGAGAGAAAGCAGAGGAGGATGATTTCCAACAGAGAATCTGCTAGACGATCCAGGATGCGCAAGCAGAAGCATCTTGATGAGCTGTGGTCTCAGGTGGTTCGTCTGAGGACTGAAAATTACAGCCTCATCGACAAGCTGAACAATCTGTCAGAGAGCCATGACAAGGTACTTGAAGAAAATGCAAAGCTCAAGGAAGAAAATTCAGGCCTTCGACAAATGCTAACTGATGCACAACTTTCTAGTACTTACAATAGCTTGAAGGATCTGGAGGAAGCTCATTTCAATGCAGAATCTTCTTCTGACCAATCCATCAGTAATTCCCagtga
- the LOC108199364 gene encoding chaperonin 60 subunit beta 4, chloroplastic isoform X2, producing MSCLTQPLSTTMNQNISYMSCFVNPLTSVSYRMLSTSRKHQQPAFLKTRAMGRELFFNHDGAATRKLLAGVELVAELVGVTLGPKGRNVVLQNKYGPPKIVNDGETVLKQIELEDHLENVGVKLVRQAGAKTNDLAGDGSTTSVLLAHGLIAEGVKVIAAGMNPIQISRGIEKTALALVSELKSMSREVEDHEIADVASVSAGNDPAVGKMISEALEQVGKRGVITIERGNSVNNTLQIVEGMKFDRGYLSPYFVTDRRRMIVQLQNCKLLLVDKIIKNPKEMLKILDNAVREEYPILIVAEGIEQEALAPVIRNKLKGVLKAAAIKAPAFGERKSHCLDDIAILTGGTVIRDEMGLTLEKARKELLGTTTKVVITKDSTLIVTDGSTQAAVKKRVSQIENLVKNTKEKFQKKILNERIARLSGGIAIIQVGAQTQIEQKDKQLRIEDAVNATKAAIDEGVVVGGGCCLLRLSLRVDEIMNTLDNEEQKTGV from the exons ATGAGTTGTTTAACTCAACCACTGTCCACTACAATGAACCAGAACATATCATACATGTCATGTTTTGTCAATCCTTTAACTTCAGTTTCTTACAGAATGCTATCTACTTCAAGAAAACATCAGCAGCCTGCTTTCTTGAAGACCAGAGCAATGGGTAGAGAGCTTTTCTTCAACCATGATGGAGCTGCTACAAGGAAGCTTCTG GCAGGTGTGGAGCTGGTGGCGGAGCTGGTGGGAGTGACATTGGGCCCAAAAGGAAGAAATGTGGTTTTGCAAAATAAGTATGGACCTCCCAAGATTGTTAATGATGGTGAAACTGTTCTTAAACAG ATTGAGCTAGAGGATCATCTGGAGAATGTCGGTGTAAAGTTAGTGAGGCAAGCTGGAGCAAAAACAAACGACCTTGCTGGTGATGGATCCACCACATCTGTTTTGCTTGCTCACGGTCTGATTGCTGAGGGCGTGAAG GTTATTGCTGCTGGGATGAACCCTATTCAGATATCACGTGGAATTGAGAAAACTGCTTTAGCCCTTGTTTCTGAGCTTAAGTCAATGTCAAGAGAG GTTGAGGATCATGAGATTGCAGATGTTGCCTCTGTCAGTGCTGGTAATGATCCTGCAGTGGGAAAGATGATTTCTGAAGCTCTTGAACAAGTGGGAAAGAGAGGGGTGATCACAATTGAGAGGGGGAATTCTGTTAACAACACTTTACAAATTGTAGAAGGAATGAAGTTTGATCGCGGATATTTGTCTCCATATTTTGTCACTGATAGACGAAGAATGATTGTTCAACTTCAGAACTGCAAG TTACTTTTGGTagacaaaatcatcaaaaatccAAAGGAGATGTTGAAAATACTGGATAACGCAGTAAGGGAGGAGTACCCGATTCTGATAGTTGCAGAGGGCATTGAGCAGGAAGCTCTGGCTCCAGTAATAAGGAACAAACTCAAGGGAGTTCTGAAAGCAGCTGCCATTAAAGCTCCTGCATTTGGCGAGCGCAAGAGCCACTGCTTGGATGACATTGCTATATTAACTGGAG GTACAGTAATCAGAGATGAGATGGGTTTAACCCTTGAAAAAGCACGAAAGGAGTTATTGGGGACTACCACGAAGGTAGTAATTACGAAAGATTCTACTTTGATTGTTACTGATGGCAGCACTCAAGCCGCTGTTAAAAAAAGAGTCTCGCAGATTGAAAATCTTGTAAAG AATACGAAAGAGAAGTTTCAAAAGAAGATACTGAATGAAAGGATTGCAAGACTATCTGGAGGAATTGCCATTATTCAG GTAGGTGCACAAACACAGATTGAGCAAAAGGATAAACAATTGAGGATAGAAGATGCTGTTAATGCAACCAAG GCAGCAATTGATGAAGGAGTTGTAGTTGGCGGAGGCTGTTGTCTTTTAAGGCTATCTCTGAGAGTGGATGAAATTATGAATACTTTGGACAATGAAGAGCAGAAG ACTGG